The Brasilonema sennae CENA114 genome includes a region encoding these proteins:
- a CDS encoding SDR family NAD(P)-dependent oxidoreductase, which yields MTAKATYQFAGKTILITGGAGDIGKATAHRFAANGAGVVLLDLNEAKMADVAEELKEYNVPVATFSCDVTAADDVAKAFSGAVQQLGQIHYVFNNAGYQGVFAKTDEYPEDDFQKVININVVGVFHVLKAAAQHLRDAGGGAIVNTASYAGVVSPPNMLAYGASKFAVIGMTQTAAKDLAPYGIRVNSLSPALIGPGFMWTRQTELQAAVGSQYFDANPKVVEQQMIDSVPMRRLGSLEEVANGVAFLMSEEASYITGFNLEITGGQ from the coding sequence ATGACGGCGAAAGCAACCTATCAGTTTGCAGGCAAAACCATCCTGATTACAGGCGGTGCGGGAGATATTGGCAAGGCAACTGCACACCGTTTTGCCGCTAATGGCGCAGGTGTAGTCCTACTGGATTTGAATGAAGCGAAGATGGCAGATGTGGCTGAGGAACTAAAAGAGTACAACGTTCCAGTCGCTACGTTTTCTTGTGATGTTACGGCTGCTGATGATGTTGCCAAAGCTTTTAGTGGTGCTGTTCAGCAGCTTGGGCAAATCCACTATGTTTTTAACAACGCTGGCTATCAAGGAGTGTTTGCCAAAACGGACGAATATCCCGAGGACGATTTTCAAAAGGTCATTAACATTAACGTAGTCGGCGTTTTTCACGTTCTCAAGGCGGCTGCCCAGCATTTACGTGATGCAGGTGGAGGTGCGATCGTCAACACCGCAAGTTATGCAGGGGTAGTTAGTCCGCCAAATATGCTGGCATATGGCGCTTCAAAATTCGCGGTGATTGGAATGACTCAGACAGCAGCGAAAGATTTGGCTCCCTACGGCATCCGGGTGAATTCACTGTCTCCTGCGCTCATCGGTCCCGGTTTTATGTGGACGCGGCAAACAGAATTGCAGGCAGCAGTAGGATCACAGTACTTTGATGCCAATCCCAAGGTGGTTGAGCAACAGATGATCGATTCAGTGCCAATGCGGCGTTTGGGAAGTCTTGAGGAGGTGGCGAATGGGGTAGCGTTTCTGATGAGCGAGGAAGCAAGTTATATTACCGGGTTTAACTTGGAGATTACTGGCGGGCAATAG
- a CDS encoding MFS transporter: MSSTDPKLKKLLKTEAVKHDPFAALRFRDYRLFTIGRVLLFTGSQMQTVAIGWELYERTGSALALGGVGLAQVVPMIALTLVAGHVADRRARKHTTLLSIMLLVLCSLALAVVSYSKGAIVLVYTCLFFTGVARAFLKPASDALMWHLIPTSAFTNAATWNSTSFQLATVIGPSLGGFGIAALGSATGVYVLAAIASLLCFALIVLIREKKTALSKEPISLKTLAAGAEFVWQNQVILAAITLDMFAVLLGGAVALLPIFAKDILHVGPMELGYLEAAHSIGALIMAVLLAHLPPLRKAGPALLWSVVGFGVVTIIFGLSRLFWLSLLMLALSGALDSISVVIRHTLVQIRTPDYLRGRVAAINNVFISASNELGGFESGLTAALFGPVISVVGGGIGTIVVVMAVAAIWPGIRKLGALHEYE; this comes from the coding sequence ATGTCTTCGACCGATCCGAAGTTAAAAAAGCTCCTTAAGACTGAGGCTGTAAAACACGATCCCTTTGCAGCCTTGAGGTTTCGAGATTATCGATTATTTACGATTGGGCGCGTACTCCTGTTCACGGGTTCACAAATGCAGACTGTGGCAATTGGCTGGGAACTCTACGAGCGTACTGGTTCAGCGCTGGCGTTAGGTGGAGTTGGGCTGGCGCAAGTCGTGCCGATGATTGCCTTAACTTTGGTTGCCGGACACGTAGCAGATCGCCGTGCTCGCAAACACACTACCCTACTCTCAATCATGCTGCTAGTCCTTTGCTCGCTAGCTTTGGCGGTTGTTTCCTATAGTAAAGGCGCAATAGTTTTAGTTTATACTTGCTTGTTTTTTACAGGTGTAGCTAGGGCGTTCTTGAAGCCTGCCAGCGATGCGCTTATGTGGCATTTAATACCAACAAGTGCTTTTACTAATGCTGCCACTTGGAATAGTACTAGCTTTCAGCTAGCAACAGTTATTGGACCAAGTTTGGGAGGATTTGGGATTGCAGCTTTGGGAAGTGCCACAGGGGTATATGTATTGGCGGCCATCGCATCACTTTTGTGTTTTGCTTTAATAGTGCTCATTAGAGAAAAAAAGACAGCCCTCTCCAAGGAACCAATATCATTAAAAACACTAGCTGCTGGTGCTGAGTTTGTGTGGCAGAATCAGGTAATTTTAGCAGCAATTACTCTAGATATGTTTGCCGTCTTGTTGGGAGGTGCAGTTGCACTACTACCCATCTTTGCCAAGGATATCTTGCATGTCGGTCCAATGGAGTTGGGGTATCTAGAGGCAGCACATTCGATTGGCGCACTAATTATGGCGGTACTTCTAGCGCATCTGCCACCTTTACGCAAAGCAGGACCAGCTTTACTGTGGTCTGTGGTAGGTTTTGGTGTGGTCACAATAATTTTTGGGTTGTCTCGTTTGTTTTGGCTGTCACTGCTGATGTTGGCATTGAGTGGCGCACTTGACAGTATTAGCGTTGTCATTCGCCATACTTTAGTTCAGATTCGGACACCTGACTATTTACGCGGTCGAGTGGCTGCCATCAATAATGTGTTTATCAGCGCCTCGAATGAGTTGGGAGGTTTTGAATCAGGTTTGACTGCTGCTTTGTTTGGTCCAGTGATTTCTGTGGTTGGCGGTGGAATTGGGACGATTGTCGTGGTGATGGCGGTGGCTGCGATTTGGCCAGGGATTCGGAAGTTGGGGGCGTTGCATGAGTATGAGTAG
- a CDS encoding MarR family winged helix-turn-helix transcriptional regulator: MKLGKPSEECAVKVMDTIPLVMRFIRADMRENSVASLSIPQLRAMLFIKRNPGTSVSEVAEHLGVTCATASTTTERLVQRHFIERSDHPQERRRVVLNLTDEGKHHLEQTLAQTRAHIADLLEGLTAEEIAHIEEGLTLLKHVFDRSEVKKAP, encoded by the coding sequence ATGAAGCTCGGTAAACCCTCTGAAGAATGTGCCGTTAAAGTCATGGATACGATTCCATTGGTGATGCGGTTTATCCGAGCGGATATGCGTGAGAACAGTGTCGCGTCTCTATCTATACCGCAATTACGGGCGATGCTATTTATCAAACGCAATCCTGGAACCTCTGTTTCGGAAGTTGCGGAACATTTAGGTGTCACTTGTGCTACTGCATCCACAACGACAGAACGCCTAGTACAACGTCATTTTATTGAACGCAGCGACCATCCCCAAGAGCGACGGCGGGTGGTTCTCAATCTCACGGATGAGGGCAAGCACCATCTTGAGCAAACCCTCGCCCAAACTCGCGCTCATATTGCAGACTTGTTAGAAGGTCTGACAGCAGAGGAAATTGCACACATTGAAGAAGGGTTGACTCTACTTAAACATGTCTTCGACCGATCCGAAGTTAAAAAAGCTCCTTAA
- a CDS encoding ABC transporter permease: MTQQKPDVMLDGWVEPRLNRRESFIYALSQLVTKTLVLAELEVRKLRHDPSDLLIRGVQPALWLLVFGQVFTRTRAIPTGNLSYLDFMAPGILAQSVLFVAIFTGGMTLIWERDLGIVQKLLASPIPRAAMVLGKAVGCGVRCLPQIVIIYGLTLLLGVNVNLNPLALLQVLVIVLLGAGCFCVFSLIIGCLVKSRERFTGIGQLITMPLFFASNAIYPLSLMPGWLHILSSINPLTYQVDALRGTMLVNGSSLYGFGLDCTILLLTLIGLTIICGRLYPRVAM, translated from the coding sequence GTGACACAGCAAAAACCAGACGTAATGCTCGACGGTTGGGTTGAACCACGACTTAATCGGCGAGAAAGTTTTATCTATGCGCTCTCACAATTAGTTACCAAAACTCTTGTCTTAGCTGAACTAGAAGTCCGCAAACTCCGCCACGATCCAAGCGATTTGCTCATCCGAGGTGTACAGCCTGCATTATGGCTTTTAGTCTTTGGGCAAGTTTTCACCCGAACTCGGGCTATTCCTACAGGGAATTTATCTTATTTAGACTTTATGGCTCCCGGTATCTTAGCTCAGAGTGTGCTGTTTGTGGCAATTTTCACTGGTGGAATGACACTCATTTGGGAGCGAGATTTAGGAATTGTGCAGAAATTGCTCGCTAGTCCCATACCCCGTGCGGCGATGGTGTTGGGTAAAGCCGTCGGTTGTGGAGTACGGTGCTTACCACAAATAGTCATTATTTACGGATTAACGCTATTGTTAGGTGTCAATGTTAATCTAAATCCTTTGGCTTTACTCCAAGTACTCGTAATTGTGCTTTTAGGGGCGGGTTGTTTTTGTGTTTTTTCACTCATCATTGGTTGTCTGGTAAAAAGTCGAGAAAGATTTACAGGAATTGGACAATTAATAACTATGCCGTTGTTTTTTGCCAGTAACGCCATCTATCCCTTATCACTAATGCCAGGATGGTTGCATATTCTTTCCAGTATCAATCCCTTAACTTATCAAGTTGATGCTTTACGGGGTACAATGCTAGTAAATGGTTCCAGTCTCTATGGATTTGGTCTGGATTGTACAATTCTCTTGCTAACATTGATAGGCTTAACAATTATCTGTGGACGACTCTATCCACGGGTAGCGATGTAA
- a CDS encoding ATP-binding cassette domain-containing protein — protein sequence MTKLTGRTDRLEMPVNFPNPAVILETQELTRRFDKFTAVDALNISVTSGEVFGLLGPNGAGKSTVIKMLTTLLPPSAGRATIAGYDVTHQQGAVRRVIGYVPQALSADGSLTGYENLLIFAKLYDIPSKQRRERIRDVLAFMGLEEASDRLVRNYSGGMIRKLEIAQSILHRPQIMFLDEPTVGLDPVARSQVWNLMEELRADYGTTIFLTTHFLEEADSLCNRVAIMNRGKVIATGTPSDLKAALGKPNATLDDVFIQYTGDELASGVSYRDTAKTRRNARRLG from the coding sequence GTGACGAAACTGACGGGAAGAACCGATCGCTTGGAAATGCCTGTTAACTTTCCGAACCCTGCGGTCATATTGGAAACTCAGGAACTCACGCGGCGCTTTGACAAGTTCACCGCTGTTGATGCCCTGAATATCTCTGTTACATCTGGAGAAGTATTTGGCTTGCTTGGTCCAAATGGGGCAGGTAAAAGTACAGTCATTAAGATGTTGACAACGCTGCTACCGCCAAGCGCTGGACGGGCAACTATAGCTGGCTATGATGTCACTCATCAGCAAGGTGCTGTCAGAAGAGTCATCGGCTATGTACCCCAAGCTCTTTCTGCTGATGGCAGTCTTACAGGCTATGAAAATCTTTTAATCTTTGCCAAATTGTACGACATTCCCTCTAAACAACGTAGAGAGCGTATTCGTGACGTGCTGGCGTTTATGGGTTTGGAAGAAGCAAGCGATCGCTTGGTGAGAAATTACTCTGGTGGCATGATTCGCAAGCTAGAAATTGCCCAATCCATCCTGCATCGACCGCAGATTATGTTTCTCGATGAGCCAACAGTCGGACTCGATCCCGTTGCTCGCAGCCAGGTATGGAATCTTATGGAAGAACTTCGTGCAGATTATGGCACAACCATATTTTTAACTACCCATTTTTTAGAAGAAGCTGATAGTTTGTGTAACCGGGTAGCAATTATGAATCGGGGCAAAGTAATTGCGACTGGCACACCCAGCGATTTGAAAGCTGCTTTAGGTAAACCAAACGCCACCTTGGATGATGTTTTTATTCAGTATACAGGGGACGAATTAGCGTCAGGAGTTAGTTATCGTGACACAGCAAAAACCAGACGTAATGCTCGACGGTTGGGTTGA
- a CDS encoding ArsR/SmtB family transcription factor, translating to MDAVFKALADPSRRKLLDQLYSHNGQTLSELCEHLEMTRQAVTKHLALLEAANLVVTEWRGREKLHYLNPAPIQDIYDRWIRKYERQQLEALSELKRNLEANTKEP from the coding sequence ATGGATGCAGTGTTCAAAGCGCTTGCCGATCCGAGCCGCAGGAAATTACTCGACCAGTTGTACAGCCACAACGGTCAAACATTAAGTGAACTGTGCGAACACCTAGAGATGACGCGGCAAGCCGTTACCAAACATCTAGCGTTGTTGGAGGCAGCGAATCTGGTTGTCACAGAGTGGCGTGGACGAGAAAAACTGCATTACCTCAATCCAGCCCCGATTCAAGACATTTACGATCGATGGATTCGTAAGTATGAACGTCAGCAATTAGAAGCATTAAGTGAATTAAAGCGAAACCTGGAAGCAAACACCAAGGAGCCATAA
- the clpP gene encoding ATP-dependent Clp endopeptidase proteolytic subunit ClpP — translation MIPTVIEQSGRGERAFDIYSRLLRERIIFLAETVESEMANRIVAQMLFLEAEDPEKDIYLYINSPGGSVLAGLGIYDTMNHIRPDVCTICYGMAASMGAFLLGAGAKGKRSSLPSSRIMIHQPSGGVQGQAVDIEIQAKEILYLKRQINQRMANYTGQPLERIEQDTERDFFMSGQEAVTYGLIDQVIDRPTLPIHPELTFPTQAIASPT, via the coding sequence ATGATTCCTACCGTCATTGAACAATCGGGTCGGGGCGAGAGAGCCTTCGACATTTATTCTCGCTTGCTGCGTGAGCGGATTATTTTTCTGGCAGAAACGGTTGAGTCTGAAATGGCTAACCGAATTGTGGCGCAAATGCTGTTTCTGGAAGCCGAAGACCCAGAAAAGGACATTTACCTGTATATCAATTCTCCAGGTGGTTCTGTGCTGGCAGGTCTGGGCATTTATGACACAATGAATCACATTCGTCCGGATGTTTGCACAATTTGCTATGGCATGGCAGCCAGTATGGGCGCATTTCTACTCGGTGCAGGTGCTAAAGGCAAACGCAGCAGTTTGCCCAGTTCGCGGATTATGATTCATCAACCCTCTGGTGGCGTGCAGGGACAGGCAGTAGATATTGAGATTCAAGCGAAGGAAATTCTGTACTTGAAGCGGCAGATTAACCAGCGTATGGCTAACTACACGGGACAACCATTGGAGCGAATAGAACAAGATACTGAACGGGATTTCTTTATGTCCGGACAGGAAGCAGTAACGTATGGCTTGATTGATCAGGTGATCGATCGCCCTACTCTACCCATTCACCCCGAACTGACGTTTC